CCTATATGGATCTCCAATTGACATCACAATAGACTAAGCCGCCATAATACCTCGCCTTTGAAAAAATTGAGTCGAGAGCAAGACGTACCGACGGATGCTTTAACGTGATCTAAATGGAATGTCATGGATAATAGAGTAAAGTGGACTTTACTCTTTTGTGTTATCCAAATGGTTATTTTGACTGGACTGCTTTTACATAGACAAAGTTTGCAGGTACGCTAACAGATCAACCTGTTCCTTTTCGCTCAACACGCCCAGCATAGGCGGCATATGCTCCCACATCTTTCGCATGGAACTGTGATGCTGACGGCTATTGTGCATCCTTTTCATATCCATTACAGCTCCGGGATGACCAAAGCGTATTTTGTGCAATGTTTCCCACGGATTCTTGTTGGCTATGGTCCCAACATATTCGGCCTTACTTTTTCCGGAAGCAAGGTTCATAGTGTCTCCTGCTTTACCGTGACAATCCAGGCAATATTTTTTGTAGTGACGTTTACCCTCTTTCGCATCACCTTTAACTTGTTTGGTATCGTATGAGATGTATTTAGTCATATCAATCTGTCCTTTGCTGACAAATCGGGACACTGCGTTTAGATGCTCGCCAGTCAGATACTTGCCATATCCGTGCTGAGTATTTTCTAGAATTCGACGTATCTGTTCAACCGATCGGCCTTCAGCTTCCCGAATTCCCTTAATGCCGGAATAGTGACTGCCCTTTGAATAGGCTCCGTCTTTACCGCGGTAATCCCAACCGTGACACTCTTTACAGCGCCAGGTGGTGTTTCCACTTTTCTTACCGTCTTTATATGCCGTATGCGTACTATCAGGCGGCGTCAGCCCGGCATCAACCCACCATTTATCGTAAATACGCCCACCAACAATCAATTCTTCAACCTCGCTGGCACTTACAGGTGTCAGCAAGAGCGCCAGAACTAAAAATAGGCATCTGTCTCTCATCTTATCCTCTTCCTTCAAGCGTAGACATACAGAAGTATAGACAAAATGTAGTTGAAAATGTAAACCAGAGTCACTCAATGAGTGTGACACAATTCTGACAAGATTTCGGATATGCCTAAAAGAGTCACTGTTGCACGATAACTGTGGGTTTCATATCCAGGGAACCTAAGATTAAGTCGATCAATGACACTAATGAGAGCCACCCTAAAGCCAGTCACTTAGCTCTGGCAATCGGCAGGCGGCGACGAACAGGATTCAATACTACCCAAGATAGAACCACCGACCCACCGTATTGGGTTGTTATACGGGTTTCTCTTCGCGGACAAGCATGCCCATAAATCTGGCAAATCGCCTCTGTCTGGTTTCGGGTTTCTTAGCGCTCGTCAGTCCGTAAGCGATGACATAACGACTCGATCTATTGAGTGTTTCGAAAAACCGTTTCGCCTTCGGATTACTGTCCAATACCGCCACGAAATCCGCAGGTACTTGTAATTCACTTGATACATAGGCGTTCTGCCATCGACCATCCGCCTTGGCGGAACTAACATGGACGAGCCCGGGCGCTTTCATTCGGCCCTCGCTTATCAACCGCTCTGCATGTTCTCTGTTCCTTTTTGACCAATTGCTTCGAGCTTTCCTTGG
This genomic stretch from Gammaproteobacteria bacterium harbors:
- a CDS encoding cytochrome c — its product is MRDRCLFLVLALLLTPVSASEVEELIVGGRIYDKWWVDAGLTPPDSTHTAYKDGKKSGNTTWRCKECHGWDYRGKDGAYSKGSHYSGIKGIREAEGRSVEQIRRILENTQHGYGKYLTGEHLNAVSRFVSKGQIDMTKYISYDTKQVKGDAKEGKRHYKKYCLDCHGKAGDTMNLASGKSKAEYVGTIANKNPWETLHKIRFGHPGAVMDMKRMHNSRQHHSSMRKMWEHMPPMLGVLSEKEQVDLLAYLQTLSM
- a CDS encoding YdeI/OmpD-associated family protein — encoded protein: MPEPDLKRLMTFTSPKDLGRWLEVNHATETELWVKIFKKGTGIPSVTWEDVVIESLCWGWIDSVKKSFDNQAYIQRITPRKARSNWSKRNREHAERLISEGRMKAPGLVHVSSAKADGRWQNAYVSSELQVPADFVAVLDSNPKAKRFFETLNRSSRYVIAYGLTSAKKPETRQRRFARFMGMLVREEKPV